One window of the Colletotrichum destructivum chromosome 6, complete sequence genome contains the following:
- a CDS encoding Putative protein phosphatase 2A regulatory subunit PR55, WD40-repeat-containing domain superfamily, protein MVDSDTNSPTWKFTQCFGDKGDVEDITEADIISTVEFDHTGNYLATGDKGGRVVLFERNETKKTCEYKFHTEFQSHEPEFDYLKSLEIEEKINKIKWCRRQNASHYLLSTNDKTIKLWKVFEKSLKVVAENNLSDDLTPANLAGGGGAPKQSPAHRFKNAEDLIMPRLTHHDTVVAAVPRRTYANAHAYHINSISVNSDGETFISSDDLRINLWNLNIQDQSFNIVDIKPANMEELTEVITAAEFHPLSCNWFMYASSKGTIKLADMRQSALCDSHAKLFEQEEDPSSRSFFSEIISSISDVRFSYDGRYILSRDYLTVKIWDINMERQPVKTIPIHEHLRPRLCDTYENDSIFDKFEVVFSGDAKNVMTGSYNNNFMIYPSDPEKEVEVVLQADKSAFKAKKVGVPTPINSSTSPTATNGGKKGGSRAGSPAAGAGGQGQRMRKETDADQIDFNKKILHMSWHPFEDSIAIAATNNLFVFSAL, encoded by the exons ATGGTGGACAGTGACACGAACTCCCCCACGTGGAAGTTCACCCA ATGCTTTGGCGACAAGGGCGATGTGGAGGACATCACCGAAG CTGATATCATCTCGACGGTCGAGTTCGATCACACGGGCAATTACCTAGCGACAGGAGACAAGGGCGGTCGTGTTGTGCTGTTCGAACGGAACGAGACG AAAAAGACATGCGAGTACAAGTTCCATACGGAGTTTCAGTCCCACGAGCCCGAGTTCGACTACCTGAAATCTTTGGAGATCGAGGAGAAAATCAACAAGATCAAGTGGTGCCGCCGACAGAATGCATCCCATTACCTGCTCTCAACAAATGACAAGACAATCAAGTTATGGAAGGTCTTTGAGAAGTCGCTCAAGGTCGTTGCCGAGAACAACTTGTCTGACGACCTGACTCCCGCAAACCTCGCTGGAGGTGGAGGCGCTCCGAAACAGTCGCCTGCGCATCGCTTCAAAAACGCCGAGGACCTGATCATGCCTCGCCTCACTCACCacgacaccgtcgtcgccgctgtGCCCCGCCGGACCTATGCCAATGCCCACGCCTACCACATCAACAGTATATCAGTCAATAGCGATGGCGAGACATTTATCAGCAGCGACGACCTCCGCATCAACTTGTGGAACCTTAACATTCAGGATCAGAGCTTCAACATTGTCGATATCAAGCCGGCCAACATGGAGGAGCTAACCGAGGTGATAACTGCCGCCGAATTTCATCCCCTGAGCTGTAATTGGTTCATGTATGCAAGCTCCAAGGGCACCATCAAGCTTGCCGACATGCGTCAGAGCGCCCTGTGCGACAGTCATGCAAAGC TCTtcgaacaagaagaagacccATCTTCAAGGTCATTCTTCTCCGAAATTATCTCGTCAATCTCGGACGTTCGCTTCTCTTACGACGGCCGTTACATTCTTTCTCGTGACTACCTGACTGTGAAGATATGGGATATCAACATGGAGCGCCAGCCAGTCAAGACGATTCCCATTCACGAACACCTGCGTCCCCGGCTCTGCGACACGTATGAGAATGACAGCATATTTGACAAGTTCGAGGTAGTCTTCTCAGGAGACGCCAAGAATGTCATGACTGGCagctacaacaacaacttcATGATCTACCCGTCGGACCCAGAGAAAGAAGTCGAGGTGGTGCTGCAGGCTGATAAGTCGGCAttcaaggccaagaaggttGGCGTGCCGACGCCCATCAACTCATCTACCAGCCCAACTGCAACCAACGGTGGCAAGAAGGGAGGTTCTCGTGCTGGTAgccctgctgctggagctggcgGCCAGGGACAAAGAATGCGCAAGGAAACTGATGCCGACCAGATCGACTTCAACAAGAAGATCCTACACATGAGTTGGCATCCATTTGAGGATAGCATTGCGATTGCGGCGACGAACAAC TTATTCGTCTTTTCTGCACTATAA